The genomic region TTCCCCAAGGAACTCACAGTCATTTAGTATCTAGCCTTGTTCGTGTAGCATGGGCATGTTTTGACGGCCCCCACAAGGAGGATTTCACGTGGCAACTACCGCCGACTTCAAGAACGGCCTTGTCCTCAACGTTGATGGCAAGCTCCAGCAGATCATCGAGTTCCAGCACGTCAAGCCGGGCAAGGGCCCCGCATTCGTGCGCACGAAGCTCAAAGATGTGGTCACGGGCAAGACCGTGGACAAGACCTGGAACGCCGGCGTCAAGGTGGAGACCGCGACTGTGGACCGCCGCGACATGACCTACCTGTACAACGACGGCCAGAACTACGTGGTCATGGACGACAAGACCTACGAGCAGTACGAGCTGCCCGAGGACAAGTTCGGCGACGCCGCCCGCTTCCTGCTGGAGAACATGCGTGTGCAGGTCTCCTTCCACGAGGGTGAGGCACTGTTCGCCGAGCTGCCGATCTCTGTCGACCTGGGCATCCAGCACACCGACCCGGGCCTGCAGGGCGACCGCTCCACCGGTGGCACCAAGCCGGCCACGCTGGAGACCGGCGCTGAGATCCAGGTTCCGCTGTTCCTGGAGACCGGCAACGTGGTCAAAGTGGACACCCGCACTGGCGAGTACCTCTCCCGCGTGAACAACTAAGATGCCTGACTACAAACGTCACGGCGCCCGTTACCGTGCGCGCCGCCGCGCTGTAGACATCCTCTTCGAGGCAGAGACCCGCGACGTCGACCCAGTGGCGATCGTGGAGGACCGCGCCGCTCTGGCCGGCGATCCCACGAACGCCGTCGCGCCTGTGGCTGACTACACCCGCGAGATCATCGCGGGTGCGGCCGCCGCCTTGGACGAGATCGACAACGCGATCGAGCGCTTCCTGTCCGACAACTGGGAGCTCAACCGGATCCCCGCCGTCGACCGCGCCATCCTGCGCGTGGCTACCTGGGAGATTCTCTA from Corynebacterium genitalium ATCC 33030 harbors:
- the efp gene encoding elongation factor P, which codes for MATTADFKNGLVLNVDGKLQQIIEFQHVKPGKGPAFVRTKLKDVVTGKTVDKTWNAGVKVETATVDRRDMTYLYNDGQNYVVMDDKTYEQYELPEDKFGDAARFLLENMRVQVSFHEGEALFAELPISVDLGIQHTDPGLQGDRSTGGTKPATLETGAEIQVPLFLETGNVVKVDTRTGEYLSRVNN